From Coturnix japonica isolate 7356 chromosome 1, Coturnix japonica 2.1, whole genome shotgun sequence, the proteins below share one genomic window:
- the NECAP1 gene encoding adaptin ear-binding coat-associated protein 1 encodes MAAAELEYESVLCVKPDVNVYRIPPRTSNRGYRASDWKLDHPDWTGRLRVTSKGKTAYVKLEDKVSGELFAQAPIDQYPGIAVETVTDSSRYFVIRIQDGTGRSAFIGIGFTDRGDAFDFNVSLQDHFKWVKQETEISKETLDADTRPKLDLGFKEGQTIKLSIGNMTTKKGGAAKPRVSGSGGLSLLPPPPGGKTAAPSVPPASSTSIANHVTPPPVPKSSNVSSAGILLDLDAPAYASKTPTSTATDVWGDFNTASSGVPNQAPQQSNWVQF; translated from the exons ATGGCGGCGGCTGAGCTGGAGTACGAGTCTGTCCTCTGCGTGAAGCCTGATGTCAACGTGTACCGCATCCCGCCGCGGACATCCAACCGCGGATACAG ggCATCTGACTGGAAATTGGACCATCCAGATTGGACGGGAAGACTTCGTGTCACCTCCAAAGGCAAAACTGCATATGTAAAACTAGAGGATAAGGTTTCAG GGGAGCTCTTTGCCCAGGCTCCCATAGACCAATATCCTGGCATTGCAGTGGAGACTGTGACAGATTCCAGCCGTTATTTTGTGATTCGGATTCAGGATGGGACTG GACGAAGTGCTTTTATAGGCATCGGTTTCACAGATCGTGGTGATGCCTTTGACTTCAATGTGTCTTTGCAGGATCACTTCAA GTGGGTGAAGCAGGAAACTgagatctccaaggagaccCTGGATGCTGACACACGTCCTAAATTGGATTTAGGGTTTAAGGAAGGGCAGACCATCAAACTGAGCATTGGG AACATGACAACAAAGAAAGGAGGAGCAGCCAAGCCTCGTGTGTCTGGATCAGGGGGCTTAAGTCTGCTGCCACCCCCACCAGGAGGCAAAACTGCAGCCCCTTCGGTCCCTCCTGCTTCTTCCACATCAATTGCCAACCATGTCACACCACCACCCGTACCGAAATCCAGTAACGTGAGCAGTGCAG gTATTCTATTAGACTTAGATGCTCCCGCATATGCATCCAAGACACCAACGTCAACTGCCACAGACGTCTGGGGAGACTTCAACACTGCATCCAG tggtGTTCCTAATCAGGCTCCTCAGCAGTCCAACTGGGTCCAGTTCTGA